The candidate division KSB1 bacterium genome includes a region encoding these proteins:
- a CDS encoding DUF3486 family protein yields MPPRSKIGSIPDNLRVELDRRLMAGGFSGYEGLAGWLTEKGFAISKSALHRYGEKFEERLGALKLATDQARVIVESLGDDEGATNEALIRLTQEKMFTLLMELNAAGDEDAARLALPKISRVVSDLARASVSQNKHRQAVREKAQAAAEEAVTVAKKGGLSDEAAEQIRKSILGVAA; encoded by the coding sequence ATGCCGCCGCGATCAAAGATCGGCTCGATCCCGGACAACCTCCGGGTGGAACTGGACCGCCGCCTCATGGCCGGCGGCTTCTCCGGCTATGAGGGGCTGGCCGGATGGCTCACGGAAAAAGGCTTCGCCATCTCAAAGTCCGCCCTGCACAGGTATGGGGAAAAGTTCGAGGAACGCCTTGGCGCGTTGAAGCTGGCCACGGACCAGGCCCGCGTGATTGTGGAATCCCTGGGCGACGATGAAGGGGCCACCAACGAGGCCCTGATCCGCCTGACGCAGGAAAAAATGTTCACGCTCCTTATGGAACTCAACGCCGCTGGCGATGAGGACGCCGCAAGATTGGCCTTGCCGAAAATAAGCCGCGTCGTCTCCGATCTTGCCCGCGCCAGCGTTTCCCAGAACAAACACCGCCAGGCGGTGCGCGAAAAGGCCCAGGCCGCCGCCGAGGAGGCCGTGACAGTCGCCAAAAAAGGCGGCCTGTCCGACGAAGCGGCGGAACAGATACGCAAGTCCATCCTTGGAGTCGCGGCATGA
- a CDS encoding DUF935 family protein, whose product MSDKKPPLIEIATTGRGRDITQPWIGALQPPQDSILFSRGGDLKIYEEVLRDDQVKSTFTQRRSAVISAEWLIKPGGDSPKDKQAADFLQAQLEKIGWDNVTDKMLYGVFFGHAVAEVLWAAEGGKVVISGIKVRNPRRFRYDPEGKLRLLTMGNMMTGELLPEKKFWTFSTGSFHDDNPYGLGLAHYLYWPVWFKRNGMKFWAVFLEKFGAPTAKGSYPRGASEEEKNRLLQALSAIQTDAGVILPEGMAIDLIEAARRGSADYDTFISRMDAAISKVVLSQTMTTDNGSSLSQAKVHSDVRDDVVKADADLVCSSFNESVARWLTEWNFPGAIPPKVWRRVEEEPDLKMQSETDKNLFAMGYKRTAESVIEIYGDGFEPVEAASTGTARRAPASASSTASFAEASGVIADLRGRNTADQLALIEGADALAGEYETLIGDRVDGLLALLDETKDIKLFSERLSEILKSAPPPALVKALENAGINAKLLGMGNAQR is encoded by the coding sequence ATGAGCGATAAAAAGCCGCCACTTATTGAAATCGCCACCACCGGGCGCGGGCGCGATATCACCCAGCCGTGGATCGGCGCGCTCCAGCCGCCGCAGGACTCCATCCTGTTTTCCCGTGGCGGCGACCTGAAAATATATGAAGAGGTCTTGCGTGACGACCAGGTGAAGTCCACCTTCACCCAGCGCCGGTCCGCCGTGATCTCCGCCGAATGGTTAATCAAGCCCGGCGGCGATTCGCCAAAGGATAAACAGGCCGCCGATTTCCTTCAGGCCCAGCTTGAAAAAATCGGGTGGGACAATGTGACGGACAAAATGCTATACGGCGTTTTCTTCGGCCACGCCGTGGCGGAAGTCCTTTGGGCGGCGGAGGGGGGTAAAGTCGTCATCAGCGGAATAAAAGTCCGCAATCCACGCAGGTTCCGCTATGACCCGGAAGGCAAGCTGCGCCTGCTGACAATGGGGAACATGATGACCGGCGAACTTTTGCCGGAGAAAAAATTCTGGACATTTTCCACCGGCTCGTTCCACGACGACAATCCCTACGGCCTCGGCCTTGCCCATTACCTTTATTGGCCGGTGTGGTTCAAGCGCAACGGGATGAAGTTCTGGGCGGTCTTTTTGGAAAAGTTCGGCGCGCCCACCGCGAAAGGGAGTTATCCGCGCGGCGCGTCGGAAGAAGAAAAAAACAGGCTTTTGCAGGCGCTCTCCGCGATCCAGACAGACGCCGGCGTGATCCTCCCCGAAGGGATGGCCATAGACCTGATCGAAGCGGCCCGGCGCGGCTCCGCCGATTACGACACGTTCATTTCGCGAATGGACGCGGCCATATCCAAAGTGGTGCTAAGCCAGACCATGACCACGGACAATGGGTCGTCCCTTTCCCAGGCCAAGGTCCATTCCGATGTGCGGGACGACGTGGTGAAGGCGGACGCCGACCTGGTCTGTTCCTCCTTTAATGAATCCGTGGCCAGGTGGCTCACCGAATGGAACTTTCCCGGCGCGATCCCTCCCAAGGTGTGGCGGCGCGTGGAGGAAGAACCGGATTTGAAGATGCAGAGCGAAACGGACAAAAACCTTTTTGCTATGGGCTATAAACGCACCGCCGAATCCGTGATCGAAATCTACGGCGACGGATTTGAGCCTGTGGAGGCCGCCAGTACGGGCACGGCGCGCCGTGCCCCTGCCTCCGCCTCATCTACCGCCTCTTTCGCGGAAGCCTCCGGCGTCATCGCGGACCTGCGCGGCAGGAACACGGCGGACCAGCTGGCGCTCATCGAAGGGGCGGACGCCCTGGCCGGGGAATATGAAACGCTGATCGGCGACCGCGTGGACGGCCTGCTGGCGCTATTGGATGAGACGAAAGACATAAAACTGTTTTCGGAACGCCTCTCCGAAATCCTGAAATCCGCCCCGCCCCCGGCGCTTGTGAAAGCGCTGGAGAACGCGGGGATAAACGCAAAACTGCTCGGCATGGGCAACGCTCAAAGGTGA
- a CDS encoding minor capsid protein, with the protein MTTTTSGFSFSLPPEEALKFFRAKGLKTSFAWQDMVHEEHSRAFTVAKMMDMDMLADVRAVVDAALAEGWSFYKFKENLVPYLADKGWWGVKDMLDPLTGEIKTVQLGSPRRLKTIFDTNMSTAYAAGKWTAIQQTAKSAPYLMYDAVNDGRTRPQHRAWDGTVLLVNDPWWDTHYPPNGWNCRCSVIQLDKRQLERLRKTGPSSVPDSPTREWTNPRTGELLSVPAGIDPGWGYNPGAERGGDILKAFAEKLQSSPPDQAMRTLTGYVASGEFTDWVEKPLWNLPVMRIPGEVSAAIGAKISVASLSPESAGKNYMAHWELSTDDYKQLPMMGHAPAAVIQDSQTSSVLVRTGGDGKTYLAVVKATETGYGLFVTSFRKTKQADMERLLRKGKLIYGSLGNL; encoded by the coding sequence ATGACAACAACCACCAGCGGTTTCAGCTTCTCCCTCCCCCCGGAGGAGGCCTTAAAATTCTTCCGTGCGAAAGGTCTGAAAACATCCTTCGCCTGGCAGGACATGGTGCATGAGGAACATTCCCGCGCCTTCACCGTCGCCAAGATGATGGACATGGACATGCTCGCCGACGTGCGCGCCGTGGTGGACGCGGCCCTCGCCGAAGGTTGGAGCTTTTACAAGTTCAAGGAAAACCTTGTCCCCTATCTCGCCGATAAAGGCTGGTGGGGCGTGAAGGACATGCTCGATCCCCTCACCGGGGAGATCAAGACCGTCCAGCTCGGATCCCCGCGCCGGCTGAAAACCATTTTCGACACGAACATGTCCACGGCCTACGCCGCCGGCAAGTGGACGGCGATCCAGCAGACCGCCAAGTCCGCCCCGTATCTTATGTACGACGCCGTGAATGATGGGCGGACACGCCCGCAACATAGAGCGTGGGACGGCACGGTGTTGCTGGTGAACGATCCCTGGTGGGACACGCATTATCCCCCCAACGGCTGGAACTGCCGTTGCTCTGTGATCCAGCTTGATAAACGCCAGCTGGAACGGCTGCGCAAAACCGGGCCTTCCAGCGTCCCCGATTCGCCAACGCGCGAATGGACAAACCCCCGCACCGGCGAACTCCTCTCCGTCCCCGCCGGCATAGACCCCGGCTGGGGCTACAATCCGGGGGCGGAACGCGGGGGAGATATATTAAAAGCCTTCGCGGAAAAGCTTCAGTCTTCTCCACCGGATCAGGCCATGCGCACCCTGACCGGGTATGTGGCCTCCGGCGAGTTCACTGATTGGGTAGAAAAGCCGCTTTGGAACCTCCCGGTGATGCGCATCCCCGGCGAAGTCTCCGCCGCCATAGGGGCAAAAATATCCGTGGCGTCCCTTTCCCCGGAATCGGCGGGCAAGAATTATATGGCGCATTGGGAGCTTTCAACGGATGACTATAAACAACTTCCGATGATGGGGCATGCTCCCGCCGCCGTCATCCAGGATAGCCAGACTTCCTCCGTTCTGGTGAGAACCGGTGGCGATGGCAAAACGTATTTGGCTGTGGTAAAGGCAACGGAAACAGGTTACGGGTTGTTCGTCACGTCGTTTAGAAAGACCAAACAGGCGGATATGGAGAGATTATTGCGAAAAGGAAAACTGATATACGGCTCTTTGGGGAATTTATGA
- a CDS encoding M15 family metallopeptidase, translating to MKKAAVIFIARCGEMGVHIIPTCTYRSMAEQDQLYAQGRTKPGLIVTKARAGESFHQYGAALDVVPVINGKAEWNNPALWNQIGETGESCGFEWAGRWPHFKEAPHFQITAGMDFKTMSAIGADAVARRISEWLERRTIEKETVT from the coding sequence GTGAAGAAGGCCGCCGTGATTTTCATCGCCCGGTGCGGCGAGATGGGCGTCCACATAATCCCAACCTGCACATACCGTTCGATGGCCGAGCAGGACCAACTCTACGCGCAGGGGCGGACAAAGCCGGGGCTGATCGTCACAAAGGCCCGGGCGGGCGAATCCTTCCACCAATACGGCGCGGCGCTGGATGTCGTCCCCGTAATCAACGGCAAGGCCGAATGGAACAATCCTGCGCTGTGGAATCAGATAGGGGAAACCGGGGAATCGTGCGGGTTTGAATGGGCGGGGCGCTGGCCGCATTTCAAGGAGGCGCCGCATTTTCAGATAACCGCCGGGATGGACTTCAAAACGATGAGCGCGATAGGGGCGGACGCGGTTGCCCGCCGGATCAGTGAATGGCTGGAAAGACGAACAATTGAAAAGGAGACCGTGACATGA